The proteins below come from a single Dinghuibacter silviterrae genomic window:
- a CDS encoding response regulator encodes MSSKCAVVLIDDNEVDLFLHEQLLLRAGSFGPVWSFTNPRRALDHLASLPYIDPTERYPIVLLLDIKMPDMDGFSFLDRLDALPASLRRRCHVVLLSATLQIGDTIRAEAHPSVEAFVTKPLTITKLAEIATLVA; translated from the coding sequence ATGTCGAGTAAGTGCGCCGTTGTTTTGATCGATGATAACGAGGTCGATCTGTTCCTCCACGAACAACTCCTGCTCCGTGCGGGCTCGTTCGGGCCTGTATGGTCCTTTACCAACCCCCGCCGTGCGTTGGATCACCTCGCCTCCCTACCCTATATCGATCCCACCGAGCGCTACCCCATCGTCCTGTTGCTCGACATAAAAATGCCCGATATGGACGGGTTTTCTTTTCTTGACCGCCTCGACGCGCTCCCTGCCAGCCTGCGCCGCCGCTGCCACGTCGTCCTCCTCTCCGCTACGCTCCAGATCGGCGATACCATTCGCGCAGAGGCCCATCCTTCGGTGGAGGCGTTTGTCACAAAGCCGTTGACCATTACGAAATTGGCAGAAATAGCGACGTTGGTTGCGTAA